ATCGTTTTAACATCCAGGGCGGGGACAGCACCCTGATCGGCGATGCGGTCATGGAGGAAAAAGGGTTGGGAAAGTGGTTTGTCTCCGGCCCGGACGACCTTGCATGCCGGTTTGTCGTGGTAAAGGATACTTTTGAGGCCACTGCCATTCCCCAGAGCCTGTTTTTAAATCAGGAGGACGTGCAGGCGGGGGCCTCCATCATGATTCTGGGATATCCTTTGGGGCTTCGGTCGTTTGGAAATTCCAAAGCCATCGCCAGGTCCGGCATTGTGGCAAGATCCGATGAAACGGGCATCATCGCAGACGCCTTTGTTTTTCCCGGCAACAGCGGAGGGCCGGTCCTGTACACGCCGCCAATCAAAGTGGGAGGCCCTCTGACCATGCCGCTTCTTAACGAAGAACGGCTTGTCGGGCTGGTGTACGGCCTGATCCCATATTTGGAGCCAGCCATCAGCGAAATGACCAAAAGGCGGCGCGTAATCTTTGAAGAGAACTCCGGACTGGCCAGGGTCGCCTCTGCGGACGCCATCCTGG
The nucleotide sequence above comes from Desulfatibacillum aliphaticivorans DSM 15576. Encoded proteins:
- a CDS encoding trypsin-like serine peptidase, coding for MRIFRCSGTALLSILGLVFLFAGSAQAQDNYRTSFFNQKWLDTVVSIELDKPGKDPVAAGTGFLVITENKHILLITAKHVVLNEEREIRSHMAYRFNIQGGDSTLIGDAVMEEKGLGKWFVSGPDDLACRFVVVKDTFEATAIPQSLFLNQEDVQAGASIMILGYPLGLRSFGNSKAIARSGIVARSDETGIIADAFVFPGNSGGPVLYTPPIKVGGPLTMPLLNEERLVGLVYGLIPYLEPAISEMTKRRRVIFEENSGLARVASADAILELITREDVTQFENTIPDNLTLEGN